The Coffea eugenioides isolate CCC68of chromosome 8, Ceug_1.0, whole genome shotgun sequence genome has a segment encoding these proteins:
- the LOC113780745 gene encoding E3 ubiquitin-protein ligase ATL42-like: MKQINGSLDIHFWKPRRLPVHSMNLKKASIIVLFSALHVKALASPSQHLRNSVNPNLVVIVGILSVMLPLLFLLLAYTKFCPSALSNDSDDQEQEPEGVLRSVSGLQKSIIDSLPFFTFLSLKGSKEGLECAVCLSKFEDIEVLRLLPGCKHAFHINCIDKWLESHSSCPLCRYKFDTVDLRSFSFTNSLRYPRNSSNLSEEPNIELFIQREQEHHKSSRFNMVSSLQKLSVGRKEDQSIPRGSRADKSDRDLLHKFKHKIFVSDLIYRSRWSDVNSSDLLCLRSEMLNLNSSKIFSPFKPERQSKVTGHPVTASSPPIAANIGLNQKVNLTLLDSAEKRSKSEIINFPRYAEYSARNRTNESSVLSRSGRKDEIIRKLWLSIATRTVQWFADRERGLDWKRSPLNV; the protein is encoded by the exons ATGAAACAGATAAATGGCAGCCTAGATATCCACTTCTGGAAACCAAGAAGACTGCCAGTTCACTCAATGAATCTTAAGAAGGCATCAATCATAGTTCTGTTCTCAGCGTTACATGTCAAGGCACTAGCTAGCCCCAGTCAGCATCTCCGCAATTCTGTCAATCCAAATCTTGTTGTCATTGTTGGTATTCTTTCAGTAATGTTGCCATTACTTTTTTTGTTGCTGGCATACACCAAATTTTGTCCCTCAGCTCTGTCTAATGACTCAGATGATCAAGAGCAAGAGCCTGAAGGTGTTCTTCGATCAGTATCCGGATTGCAAAAAAGTATAATTGATTCTCTcccatttttcactttcttaTCACTTAAGGGCTCAAAAGAAGGCCTAGAATGTGCAGTTTGTTTATCAAAGTTTGAAGACATCGAAGTGCTTCGCTTGTTGCCAGGGTGCAAGCATGCATTCCACATAAATTGTATTGATAAGTGGCTTGAAAGCCACTCTAGCTGCCCTCTTTGCAGGTACAAGTTTGATACAGTGGATCTCAGGAGCTTTTCTTTTACAAATAGTTTAAGGTACCCTCGAAACTCATCCAATCTGTCAGAGGAACCAAATATTGAACTTTTCATCCAAAGAGAGCAAGAACATCACAAGTCATCCAGATTTAATATGGTCAGCAGTCTTCAGAAACTCAGTGTAGGCAGGAAAGAAGATCAGTCAATCCCCAGAGGTAGTAGAGCTGATAAATCAGACAGAGATCTCTTGCATAAATTCAAGCACAAAATCTTTGTCTCTGACCTTATTTACAGAAGTAGATGGAGCGATGTCAACTCCTCAGACTTATTGTGCTTAAGGTCTGAAATGCTGAATCTGAACTCAAGTAAAATATTCTCCCCATTTAAGCCTGAACGCCAGAG CAAAGTTACAGGACATCCAGTTACAGCATCAAGCCCTCCAATTGCTGCCAACATTGGCCTAAACCAGAAGGTAAACTTGACGCTACTCGATTCAGCTGAGAAGAGATCAAAGTCAGAAATAATCAACTTTCCACGATATGCAGAGTACAGTGCCAGAAACCGGACTAATGAATCATCAGTCTTGTCCAGGAGTGGGAGAAAGGATGAGATAATTAGAAAGCTCTGGCTGTCTATAGCAACAAGGACAGTTCAATGGTTTGCAGACAGAGAAAGAGGTCTAGATTGGAAAAGATCTCCATTGAATGTCTGA
- the LOC113779625 gene encoding aquaporin TIP4-1: MAKIALGNGREAIQPDVFQALVVEFIVTFLFVFAGVGSAMTADKLSGSPLTGLFFVALAHTLVVAVMISAGFRISGGHLNPAVTLGLCVGGHITVVRSILYWIDQCLASAAACALLKYLTGGLTTPPHTLASGVDYTQGVIMEIILTFSLLFTVYATIVDPKKGNLDGLGPLLTGLVVGANIMVGGAFSGASMNPARSFGPALVSGNWTDHWVYWVGPLIGGGLAGFVYENFFIVRSHVPLSNAETF; the protein is encoded by the exons ATGGCCAAAATCGCTCTTGGAAACGGCCGGGAGGCAATCCAGCCTGATGTCTTCCAAGCTCTTGTTGTTGAGTTCATTGTCACCTTCCTCTTTGTTTTTGCTGGTGTTGGATCAGCCATGACTGCAG ATAAACTGAGTGGGAGTCCGCTGACGGGGCTATTTTTCGTGGCATTGGCGCACACTTTGGTGGTGGCTGTGATGATCTCGGCTGGCTTCCGCATTTCCGGTGGCCATCTCAACCCTGCTGTCACTCTTGGCCTTTGTGTCGGTGGCCATATCACCGTTGTCCGATCAATCCTTTACTGGATTGATCAGTGTTTAGCTTCTGCAGCTGCTTGTGCTTTGCTCAAGTATCTCACCGGAGGACTT ACAACTCCACCACATACACTTGCTAGTGGGGTAGACTACACGCAAGGCGTGATAATGGAgattattttgacattttcccTGCTCTTCACCGTCTATGCTACAATTGTGGACCCCAAGAAGGGAAACCTTGATGGGCTGGGCCCACTTCTTACTGGGCTAGTTGTTGGTGCAAACATCATGGTAGGTGGGGCTTTCTCAGGGGCTTCGATGAACCCTGCGAGGTCATTCGGTCCGGCTTTGGTGAGTGGAAACTGGACCGATCACTGGGTTTACTGGGTTGGCCCACTTATTGGAGGTGGGCTTGCAGGCTTTGTCTATGAGAATTTCTTCATTGTTAGGTCTCATGTGCCACTTTCAAATGCTGAAACTTTCTGA
- the LOC113780744 gene encoding protein JINGUBANG-like, which translates to MDYNTRKSLCTFMDEERKAKQSPPRLSFKSFKQISDRDLNYSHSRSSSTAAGMYSLMPPPSPDSPWTLSPLQTPSPSVLYHCIASLHRHEGIIYSIAVSRGTVYTGSESSRIRAWRQPDCTERGYIKANCGEVRAILAYGNMLFTSHKDCKIRMWNVTASENFRAKKITTMPRNSSIFLFNWSSGQQHRDCVSCMGYYHAEGLLYTGSWDKTVKAWRVSDGKCVDSFLAHEDSVNAIVINQEDGCVFTCSSDGSVKIWRRVYDQSSHTLTMTLKFQPSPVNALALSTSHSSCFLYSGSSDGFINFWEKEKMSSRFNHGGFLQGHRFAVLSLVAIEKLIFSGSEDTTIRIWRREEGSYYHECLAVLDAHRGPVRCLAACLEVDKLMVMGFLVYSAGLDQTFKLWRVKVLPDEKNVCMEGTGRSDKMRITEYEMSPVLSPSWVEKKRQGNPT; encoded by the coding sequence ATGGATTACAACACCAGGAAAAGTCTCTGCACCTTCATGGATGAAGAAAGAAAGGCCAAGCAATCCCCTCCCCGTCTCTCCTTTAAATCCTTTAAGCAGATATCTGATCGAGATCTCAATTATAGCCATTCAAGATCTTCATCAACTGCTGCAGGTATGTATTCATTAATGCCACCTCCTAGTCCAGACTCGCCCTGGACACTCTCACCCCTTCAAACACCATCGCCATCTGTCCTCTACCATTGCATCGCCTCGCTCCATCGCCATGAAGGAATCATCTATTCCATTGCCGTTTCGCGAGGGACAGTCTATACTGGCTCCGAGAGTAGCCGGATTCGTGCATGGCGACAGCCGGACTGCACTGAAAGAGGGTACATCAAAGCCAATTGTGGCGAAGTCCGTGCAATATTAGCTTATGGAAACATGCTTTTTACATCACATAAAGATTGCAAAATCCGCATGTGGAATGTAACAGCTTCTGAGAATTTCAGGGCTAAAAAAATAACTACAATGCCAAGGAATAGCTCGATTTTCTTGTTTAATTGGTCGAGTGGACAGCAACATAGAGATTGCGTTTCTTGCATGGGATATTATCATGCAGAAGGACTTTTGTATACTGGATCATGGGATAAAACAGTGAAGGCATGGAGGGTTTCCGACGGTAAATGTGTGGATTCATTTCTTGCTCATGAAGATAGTGTAAACGCAATTGTTATCAATCAAGAAGATGGATGTGTATTCACTTGTTCATCAGATGGTTCTGTGAAGATATGGAGGAGGGTTTATGACCAAAGCTCTCATACTCTCACCATGACATTGAAATTCCAACCATCCCCGGTCAATGCTCTAGCCTTGAGCACCTCACATAGCTCTTGCTTCCTGTATTCAGGATCATCAGATGGATTTATCAACTTCTGGGAGAAGGAGAAAATGTCTAGTCGATTTAATCATGGGGGGTTTCTTCAAGGACATAGGTTTGCTGTTCTTTCTTTGGTTGCTATTGAGAAACTAATATTCAGTGGATCAGAGGACACAACCATCAGGATTTGGAGAAGGGAGGAAGGGAGTTATTATCATGAGTGTCTTGCTGTCTTGGATGCTCATAGGGGGCCAGTCAGATGCCTGGCTGCTTGTTTGGAGGTTGACAAATTAATGGTGATGGGATTTTTGGTTTATAGTGCTGGCTTGGACCAAACTTTCAAGTTGTGGAGAGTGAAGGTTTTGCCTGATGAAAAGAATGTATGCATGGAAGGTACAGGTAGAAGTGATAAGATGAGGATTACAGAGTATGAGATGAGTCCTGTTCTGTCTCCTTCATGGGTTGAAAAAAAGAGGCAAGGTAATCCAACATGA